GCGCAGCACCGCGAGGTGCTGCGAGAGGTGCGACGCCTCGATGCCGATGTCGGCGAGCAGTGCGCTGACCGGCCGGTCACCGGCGCTGAGCAGCTCCAGGGTGCGGATGCGCACCGGGTGGCTGAGCGCCTTGAACAGCTCGGCTTTGATCTCGTAGATGGGGGCCTGAAGGGCCACAGGTTCGGGCACGGACGATCCACTCGTTTCCGACAGGGACTTGGCGACTTGATGACTGTATCAAGTGCGCAAGTGCTTGTGTGCCCGTCGCCGAGGGCGCCGCGGCACTAGCAGGTGCTGCCGCCCCGGCACATCGAGGGGCCTGCGACCGGTGGTCAGGGTGATGATGGCCCGGTACGCACGCCGTCGCCCGTTGAAGAGAGCAACATGCCATCGCACGCGATCGAGGACGTCGACCTGCTGGTGATCGGCGGCGGCAAGGCGGGGAAGTCGCTGGCCATGGACCGTGCCAAGGCCGGTCAGGCAGTGGCCATGGTCGAGCGGGACAAGATCGGCGGCACATGCATCAACGTCGCCTGCATCCCCACCAAGGCCCTCGTCGCCTCTGCCCGGACGCTTCTCACCGCGCGCCGCGCCGGCGCGCTGGGCGTCGTCGTCGACGGCGAGCCTGCTGTGGCCCTGGAGAGGCTCCGCGCCCACAAGGAGGGCGTGGTCGGCGGTATGGTCGCCGCCCACCAGAAGCTCTTCGCCGACTCGGGGATGGACTTCATCCTCGGCACCGCCCGGTTCGTGGGTGAGCGCACCGTCGAGGTCTCGACGGCGGGCGGCGGCACCCGACGGCTGCGCGGCCGCGACGTCGTGATCAACACGGGCACCACCCCCGCACACCCGGACCTGCCCGGTCTGGCCGACGCGAGGCCCTGGGACTCCGAGAGCATCCTGCGCCTGGAGCGGCTGCCCAACTCCATCGTGGTGCTCGGCGGCGGTTACGTGGGCTGCGAGTTCGCGTCTATGCTCGCCGTGTTCGGCTCCCGCGTGACGCTCCTTCAGGGCCGCGACCAGGTCCTGCCGCGCGAGGACCCCGACGTCGCCGCCGCCGTCGCCGACGTGCTGACCGACCAGGGCGTCGACGTCCGGCTCGGTGCCCGCGCCTCGGCGGCCCGGCGCGACGCCGGCGGCGTGGTGGTCACGCTCACCGACGGCACCGAGGTCCGCGCGGACGACCTGCTCGTCGCCACGGGCCGGGCACCGGTGACCGCGGACCTGGGTCTGGCCGCGGCCGGCGTGGAGCTGGATGAGCGCGGGTTCGTCGTGGTCGACGACCACCTGCGTACCTCCGCCGAGCACGTCTGGTCCGCGGGCGACGTCGCCGGCAGCCCGCAGTTCACCCACGCCTCCTGGCACGACTTCCGTGTGCTCAAGGCCCAGCTCTCTGGCGGCGACGCCACTGTGACGGGCCGGCTGGTGCCCTATTGCGTCTTCATCACCCCGGAGCTCGCCCGGGTAGGCATGAGCGAGTCCGAGGCCCGCGCGGCAGGCCGGGAGATCAAGGTGGCTCGGCTACCGGTCGCCGCGATCCCGCGCGCGAAGACGCTCCGCGAGACGGTGGGCCTGTGGAAAGCGGTCGTCGACGCCGGTACTGACGAGATCCTCGGCGTCGCCCTGCTGGGCCACGCGGCCGGCGAGGTGGTCACGGCCGTGCAGATGGCGATGCTCGGGCGCCTGACCTACCAGCAGGTGCGCGACGCCGTCATCACGCACCCGACCATGGGGGAGGGGCTCAACCTCCTGTTCGACCCGCTCGGATAGGGGCCGAGTCCGCGTCGGGTCCGGCGGACATCACCATGGGCGGGCCTCACGCCCGGCCGGCGTCGGGACCGGGCGCCTCGGCGTCCCACACCTGGCCCGGGGCGATGGGCGGCTCCTGAGACGGCGTCACCGGCGGGGAGCCAGGGGGCTCCTCGGCCGGTGCGCCCATCTGGGTGTCGGCGGGGTGGCGCTCACGCCGGGACAGCGCCAGGAACGGCAGCCCGAGCACGGAGATCCCGGCGCTGACGAGGAAGGAGGCGCCGTATCCGCCGAGGTCGGCGGCGCGGCCGAGGACGGGCTGGGCCCAGACCCCGCCGGCGGAGGACATCAGCGAGTCGAAGGACAGGATCGTCGCGCGCTGCTCGGAGGGGATCATGCCGTTGAGGTAGGCCTGGCGGATCGGCTCGGACGCGGCCCAGAGCAGGCCCCAGACCACGACCAGGGCCATGACCACCCAGAACCGCTCGATGGCGCCGACGCCTACGAGGGTGGCGGCGCTGATGCCGGCCGCGAGCAGGAGCGCGGAGGTGCGGCGGTGGAAGAGCTTGCGCAGGCGGGAGGCGGCCAGCCCGCCGAGCATCTGCGCGCCGGCCACGACGGCCGCCACCAGGCCGGCGACGGTGTACGCGTGCGGGTCGCCGTAGAGCTCGAGCAGGTACGGCTGGAGGGCGTAGAAGACGTAGATGCCCACGCCGCCGGTGAACAGCGCCTCGAGCATGAGCCAGCGGACCGCCGGACGCCGCAAACCCTGGTCGACGGACTCCCGCACGAGGCGGCGCACCTCGCCCATCGGGGACCGTCCGCGCCGTCGGGTGAAGCCCAGGTCGCGCATCATCAGGTACGCGACGACGAACATCGCGACGAGGATCACGCCCCGCAGCACGTACGGGACGCCGAGGTTGGTGGCCTGGGCGATGATGCCGCCCGCCACCGAGCCGACCAGCATGGCCGCCCCGCCGACGACCTGCGCGCGCCCGAAGACGACCTCGAGGTCCCCGGTGAATCCCGTGGCCTTCAGGGCGTCGACCAGCCAGGCCTCGACCGCGCCGGAGAAGAACGTGAACCCGAGCCCGATGAGCACCGAGACGACGGCCCAGAGCCAGAACGCCGCGCCGACGTACCAGAGCAGCACGTACAGCAGGGTCGAGGCGGCGAGGGTGACCGTACCGAGCAGGAAGGAGTAGCGGCGTCCCAGCGTGTCCGCGATGACCCCGGTGGGCACCTCGAACAGGACCATGCCGGCGGTGAAGAAGGCGTTCGCAGCGAACGCCTCGAAGTTCGACAGCCCCGCGTCCAGCAGGAAGATCGTGTTGATGCCCCAGATGAGGGACGCGGCGAGGGTGTTGCCGAGCGTCAGCACCAGGTAGGTACGCACGATCGACCGCGACGTCGTCGCCATGGTCGTCAACGATGGCACTGTGAGGGGTCTCCCCGCTACACCCCTTCGGTGTACCCATGCTGGCGCCACGCCTCGTAGACGGCGACGGCGGCGGAGTTGGACAGGTTGAGGGAGCGGATGCCCGGGATCATCGGGATGCGCACCCGGTCGGTCAGCCGCGGGTCGGCGAGCACCTCGGCCGGCAGGCCGGTGGGCTCGGGCCCGAAGAGCAGCGCGTCGCCCGGGGCGTAGGCGACGTCGGCGAAGCTGCGGGTGGCGTGCCCGGTGAAGGCGTAGACCCTGCCCGGGGCGACGGCGGCCAGCGCAGCGTCGAGGTCGGCGTGGACGACGACGTTCGCGAGGTCGTGGTAGTCGAGGCCCGCACGGCGCAGGTTGGCGTCCGTCAGGTTGAACCCGAGCGGCTCCACAAGGTGCAGGGTCGCCCCGGTGCAGGCAACCATCCGGATGGCGTTGCCGGTGTTCGGTGGGATGCGGGGCTCGTAGAAGACGACGTGGAACACCGGCCAATCTTGCACCGTGCGCCAACGAGATGCGGGAGCGGTAGCTACGCCGCCCCGCCCGCGGCGGCCGGTGCGCCTGGCGACACCCCGCCGTCGCCGATCTGCTCCCGGGCCACGTAGTTCTCCAGGTCGAACAGGTTCGACCCGGCCCGCTCGGCCACGGTGAGCAACGTGGTCGCGGAGGCGACCTCCTCCACCTGCTCCTGCAGGAACCAGAGCATGAACTGCTCGCCGAGCGGGTCGTTCTCCGCCCGGGCCGCGCGGAAGATCGCCTCGATCTGCGCGGTGACCTGCTTCTCCTGCTCCAGCGCCAGGCGCAGCGGCTCGGTGACGTCGGCGAAGTCGTTGCGCACCGGGGAGCCGGCGGGGATCTGCACGTCGAGGCTGCGGTCGATCATGTACTGCACGATCATCATCGCGTGGTTGCGCTCCTCGAGGGCCTGGCGGTAATAGTGCCGGGCCAGCTGGGGCAGGTCGTGGATGTCGAACCACACCGCGATCGCGACGTACTGCTGGTGGGCGTCGAACTCGTGGCCCACCTGCTCGTGCAGCAGCCGGAGGAACTGGGACG
This window of the Georgenia yuyongxinii genome carries:
- a CDS encoding dihydrolipoyl dehydrogenase family protein produces the protein MPSHAIEDVDLLVIGGGKAGKSLAMDRAKAGQAVAMVERDKIGGTCINVACIPTKALVASARTLLTARRAGALGVVVDGEPAVALERLRAHKEGVVGGMVAAHQKLFADSGMDFILGTARFVGERTVEVSTAGGGTRRLRGRDVVINTGTTPAHPDLPGLADARPWDSESILRLERLPNSIVVLGGGYVGCEFASMLAVFGSRVTLLQGRDQVLPREDPDVAAAVADVLTDQGVDVRLGARASAARRDAGGVVVTLTDGTEVRADDLLVATGRAPVTADLGLAAAGVELDERGFVVVDDHLRTSAEHVWSAGDVAGSPQFTHASWHDFRVLKAQLSGGDATVTGRLVPYCVFITPELARVGMSESEARAAGREIKVARLPVAAIPRAKTLRETVGLWKAVVDAGTDEILGVALLGHAAGEVVTAVQMAMLGRLTYQQVRDAVITHPTMGEGLNLLFDPLG
- a CDS encoding MFS transporter — translated: MATTSRSIVRTYLVLTLGNTLAASLIWGINTIFLLDAGLSNFEAFAANAFFTAGMVLFEVPTGVIADTLGRRYSFLLGTVTLAASTLLYVLLWYVGAAFWLWAVVSVLIGLGFTFFSGAVEAWLVDALKATGFTGDLEVVFGRAQVVGGAAMLVGSVAGGIIAQATNLGVPYVLRGVILVAMFVVAYLMMRDLGFTRRRGRSPMGEVRRLVRESVDQGLRRPAVRWLMLEALFTGGVGIYVFYALQPYLLELYGDPHAYTVAGLVAAVVAGAQMLGGLAASRLRKLFHRRTSALLLAAGISAATLVGVGAIERFWVVMALVVVWGLLWAASEPIRQAYLNGMIPSEQRATILSFDSLMSSAGGVWAQPVLGRAADLGGYGASFLVSAGISVLGLPFLALSRRERHPADTQMGAPAEEPPGSPPVTPSQEPPIAPGQVWDAEAPGPDAGRA
- a CDS encoding tRNA (cytidine(34)-2'-O)-methyltransferase, giving the protein MFHVVFYEPRIPPNTGNAIRMVACTGATLHLVEPLGFNLTDANLRRAGLDYHDLANVVVHADLDAALAAVAPGRVYAFTGHATRSFADVAYAPGDALLFGPEPTGLPAEVLADPRLTDRVRIPMIPGIRSLNLSNSAAVAVYEAWRQHGYTEGV
- a CDS encoding ferritin, encoding MSEPTTSQFLRLLHEQVGHEFDAHQQYVAIAVWFDIHDLPQLARHYYRQALEERNHAMMIVQYMIDRSLDVQIPAGSPVRNDFADVTEPLRLALEQEKQVTAQIEAIFRAARAENDPLGEQFMLWFLQEQVEEVASATTLLTVAERAGSNLFDLENYVAREQIGDGGVSPGAPAAAGGAA